In Drosophila subpulchrella strain 33 F10 #4 breed RU33 chromosome 4, RU_Dsub_v1.1 Primary Assembly, whole genome shotgun sequence, the genomic stretch ATGCGCTTTGTTAAAGCCTGAACACGTTGGGCATTGCAGCTCTTACAAAGAACGTGATCATCTAGGGGATAACATCCACGGCCTTCAGCTTCAGATGACAGTAATAGCCCACAGTcctattatatttataaaaaaattagtcactatcctttttttttggtaaaaaaTAATGCAGTTAAGTTACCTCGCACTTATAGCACTCGAGGTGAAAGCTTCGATCTAAGGCGACCACTCTGACAGTTTCTTCCTGTCCGGGATCTGGCATAATTGGTTGTTTGCAGACACAACAGCGGGGAGCAAATTTtctttgtatttaaattattgaatCAAAAAGTCATATGTACCACTAAATAAAATTACTTACTTATGAAAATCTGTAATACAATAGTTTTGATTAGTAGCATCAACTGTAAATAATAACCCATCTAAGCTTATTCCACAGACAACACATGTAAAACATTGCGGATGGTATGGCTTTCCGGTAGCTCTAAGAATTCTCTCCAAAATGGGCTTCATGCAAACCGAACATTTTTCCAGTGTTTGTAAATAATCATATTCACAATATGGTTTGCCGTCTAATGCGTAGAATGGTTTTCCCTGTAAGTTTATTTGGCAGTCTGTGCAAGTAAAGCATGATATATGGTATATTTGATCCATTGCTGTGCACCCACTACTCTCTCCAAGTACACGTGAATTGCATTTAACGCATCTACCTATTAACAGAAAACattgttttattgaaaattatgTGATATTTTAACTTACCGTAGTTTTCAAACTCTTGTATTGGATCGGGGGCTACTGAGTTACCGAGTCCCTCCtcattatttttatgaatagtATGGTCAATATAACATTTACTTCGATCGTTATCATTCGTGTATAACGACTGGCTTGCTTCAATTGAATTCGAAATATTTATGTCACAGGAACTGCTTGAAATATTGTTATCATTGACGTATGAACCATACAGGTTACATCTTTCCCGATGCAACATGTCTCCAGAAGGACGAGGGTTTATAGGCTCATATATTGAATC encodes the following:
- the LOC119562898 gene encoding zyxin isoform X4, whose protein sequence is MPFRKINNSDSGNGEIPINRKTTLDNPAILEQQLEALAYHKLQMEKKGLLGGQVKPPQSANSFAEPLSNTYSKSLIYGNINTKKNELVTKETGISANTYSNVHEAVLGPSHKMLSVCTNLLLENEVEDDVPPPPSPESAVSSSYSELRRASTAFNKPTGPSQNKQKLNPSLQMYANQYELQHGAIMKNLQPKTNPNLYCYGGLSQSSSTYDSIYEPINPRPSGDMLHRERCNLYGSYVNDNNISSSSCDINISNSIEASQSLYTNDNDRSKCYIDHTIHKNNEEGLGNSVAPDPIQEFENYGRCVKCNSRVLGESSGCTAMDQIYHISCFTCTDCQINLQGKPFYALDGKPYCEYDYLQTLEKCSVCMKPILERILRATGKPYHPQCFTCVVCGISLDGLLFTVDATNQNYCITDFHKKFAPRCCVCKQPIMPDPGQEETVRVVALDRSFHLECYKCEDCGLLLSSEAEGRGCYPLDDHVLCKSCNAQRVQALTKRMTSDH